One region of Chanodichthys erythropterus isolate Z2021 chromosome 17, ASM2448905v1, whole genome shotgun sequence genomic DNA includes:
- the rabgef1l gene encoding RAB guanine nucleotide exchange factor (GEF) 1, like — protein MNSQAVRRGFSVQQSDLMCKRGCGFYGNAVWQGHCSKCWREQNQCTRAKQIEEDRALAERLQREEEAAYASSQEGAQSRPASSRTNSVPMVKRLFTPAPKTPARRDAGSSQTSVGQSSSLSRQPSAETDHVTQHFIDFLKTFQRPGYEIFKQCHAFTENIARKKVAVCDDLSDSVQDFYQNMSEYLQTNFKGSPDVMETVMEEVERYVMGRLYEQLFCPEHTDDEKKDLVVQKRIRALHWVSIAMLCVPVDEQIPKVSDSVERAITDLIDLDSKKVPKEKLACVTRCSKHIMTAIQGSKKAAASADDFLPSLVYIVLKANPPRLHSNIQYITRYCNPSRLMSGEDGYYFTNLCCAVAFIEKLDAQSLNLSQEDFELYMSGAASPLGPKASSSGHSSQSGSRAVASSTTVPPPDQRKDLPSGVRQERRAEEPQALEADLIEWKEGQELSVLGILEAAPVRTRTSATFTIDSDNIGSDSLPPPLQPQKFAS, from the exons ATGAACTCTCAGGCGGTGCGCAGGGGCTTCAGCGTCCAGCAGTCCGACCTCATGTGTAAGAGGGGATGCGGTTTCTATGGTAACGCCGTCTGGCAGGGCCACTGCTCCAAATGCTGGCGAGAGCAGAACCAGTGTACGAGAGCCAAGCAGATCGAGGAGGACCGGGCCCTGGCCGAGAG GTTACAGAGAGAGGAGGAAGCCGCCTATGCCAGCAGTCAGGAGGGGGCGCAATCTCGACCCGCATCCTCCAGGACAAACAGCGTTCCCATGGTGAAGAGGCTCTTCACCCCCGCTCCCAAAACACCCGCACGGAGAG ATGCAGGATCTTCACAGACGTCCGTGGGCCAGAGCTCGTCCCTCAGCCGACAGCCCAGCGCAGAGACTGACCACGTCACGCAGCACTTCATCGACTTCCTCAAGACCTTCCAGAGACCTGGATATGAGATCTTCAAACAGTGCCACGCCTTCACTGAGAATATCGCTCGCAAAAAG GTTGCTGTTTGTGACGATCTCTCAGACTCTGTGCAGGATTTCTATCAAAACATGTCTGAATATCTTCAGaccaactttaaag GCTCTCCAGATGTGATGGAGACTGTGATGGAGGAGGTGGAGCGCTATGTGATGGGCCGTCTGTATGAGCAGCTCTTCTGCCCGGAGCACACAGACGACGAGAAGAAGGACCTGGTCGTCCAGAAGAGAATCAG ggccTTGCACTGGGTGTCCATTGCGATGCTGTGTGTCCCAGTGGACGAGCAGATCCCTAAAGTATCGGACAGCGTGGAGAGAGCCATAACAG ATCTGATCGACTTGGACTCTAAAAAGGTTCCTAAGGAGAAGCTGGCATGCGTCACCAGGTGTAGTAAACACATCATGACTGCCATCCAGGGCAGTAAGAAAGCTGCCGCCTCAGCAGACGACTTCCTGCCCTCTCTCGTCTATATAGTACTGAAGGCCAATCCGCCCCGATTACACTCCAACATCCAGTACATCACCCGCTACTGCAACCCCAGCCGCCTCATGAGTGGAGAGGACGGATATTACTTCACTAACCTA TGCTGTGCCGTGGCGTTCATCGAGAAGCTGGATGCGCAGTCGCTGAACCTGAGCCAGGAGGACTTTGAGCTCTACATGTCTGGTGCGGCGTCTCCATTGGGCCCCAAGGCCTCTTCCTCCGGCCACAGCTCCCAGAGCGGCTCTAGAGCGGTAGCGAGCAGCACGACCGTCCCGCCGCCGGACCAGAGGAAGGACCTGCCGTCAGGTGTTCGACAGGAACGGAGAGCAGAGGAGCCCCAAGCTCTGGAGGCTGACCTCATCGAATGGAAGGAAGGGCAGGAACTCTCTGTACTGGGCATTTTGGAAGCGGCTCCTGTACGGACACGCACCTCTGCCACCTTCACCATCGACTCGGACAACATTGGCAGCGACAGCCTGCCTCCTCCGTTACAGCCGCAGAAGTTTGCTAGCTAG